In the genome of Fusobacterium perfoetens, the window TCCTCAAAAAAATGATATATTAATTACGGCAGTTGGTACTTTGGGAAATATTTATTTAATTTCAAATGAAAATAAATTCTATTTCAAAGACGGAAATTTGATATGGCTAAGAAATATAAAAATATCATCTGAGTATTTGGTGTATAATTTGGAATATAATAAAAAGCAAATTTTAGATAGTTCAATTGGTTCAACACAAAAAGCATTAACAATAGTAAATTTAAATAAGTTATCTTTAAATATTCCTAACTTAGAAGAGCAGGAAAAAATAGCCGATTTTTTATCATCAGTTGATGTTAAAATTAATTTAACAGAAAATAAGCTAGAACTATTAAAAGAATATAAAAAAGGGATAATGCAAAAAATTTTCAATCAAGAATTAAGATTTAAAGATAGTAATGGCAATGATTATCCTGAATGGGAAGAAAAGAAGTTAGGAGACATAACAAAATTTTCAAAAGGAAAATTAATTTCTAAAGAAGATATAACAGATACCGGAGTAGAATGTATTAGATATGGAGAGCTATATACAACTTATAATGAAGTAATCAATAAAGTTGTAAGTAAAACTAATTTAGATATATCTACATTAGTTTTAAGCGAAAAAAATGATATAATTATTCCCTGCTCTGGAGAAACTGCGATAGATATAGCTAAAGCTTCCTGTCTAACTAAATCAGGAGTAGCTTTAGGTGGTGATTTAAATATATTAAAACTAAATGAAAATGGAATCTTTTTATCTTACTATTTGAATAATAAAGCTAAATATCAAATAGTTTCATTGGCTCAAGGAGCTAGTGTAGTACATTTATATGAAGACCATTTAAAAAAACTAAAAATAAAAGTACCTATATTACAAGAACAACAAAAGATAGCTGATTTTTTATCTGCTATTGATTCCAAAATAGAAAAAATCTATGATGAATTAGAAAATCTGAAAGAGTTTAAAAAAGGATTGTTTCAGCAAATGTTTGTATAACATAAAAAAATATGATATAATGAGAGTGCTTTAAATAATTATTTTGTCAAGAAGTAATTGATTTAAAGGAGAATCATTGTAAATGTCAAGAGAAGATTCGTATTTGTTGAATAAATATCTTCAACATTTGGAATTTGTAAACTGGGTATTAAACATATATTGATATTAATCATGAGTTTATAACCTCCTTGATAAATGATATATGCTATTAATATTATAGCATAAGTTATTGAAAA includes:
- a CDS encoding restriction endonuclease subunit S gives rise to the protein MLQPKLRFQEFINEWKNQKLSAISELTSSKRIFLSEYVSKGIPFYRGKEISELKKGKKIIDVLYISEKKYEEIRKKYGVPQKNDILITAVGTLGNIYLISNENKFYFKDGNLIWLRNIKISSEYLVYNLEYNKKQILDSSIGSTQKALTIVNLNKLSLNIPNLEEQEKIADFLSSVDVKINLTENKLELLKEYKKGIMQKIFNQELRFKDSNGNDYPEWEEKKLGDITKFSKGKLISKEDITDTGVECIRYGELYTTYNEVINKVVSKTNLDISTLVLSEKNDIIIPCSGETAIDIAKASCLTKSGVALGGDLNILKLNENGIFLSYYLNNKAKYQIVSLAQGASVVHLYEDHLKKLKIKVPILQEQQKIADFLSAIDSKIEKIYDELENLKEFKKGLFQQMFV